In a genomic window of Methanogenium sp. S4BF:
- a CDS encoding tyrosine--tRNA ligase produces MESYALATRNTVEVVTDEELRSVLSQDKKRVYAGYEPSGEIHLGHLVTINKLIDLQNAGFEVVVLLADLHAYLNRKGTMDEVRELADYNRRCFEAVGLKDAEFVLGSDFQLSPEYQLDVLMLSQRITLNRATRSMNEVGRQMDNPTVSQMVYPIMQMVDIAHLNVDAAVGGIDQRKIHMLAREHLPSIGIKAPLCIHTPILNGLDGKKMASSSGNYISVADSEETIAKKMKKAFCPPEIEENPVLQTLKYHVFPRLGTVTIHRPEKFGGDATFSSYEEMETAYGAGSVHPADLKAAVSNGLIEALADARAFMNGE; encoded by the coding sequence ATGGAGTCATACGCGCTTGCAACGCGAAATACGGTTGAAGTCGTCACGGATGAAGAACTCCGCTCTGTCCTTTCCCAGGACAAAAAACGGGTATACGCCGGATATGAACCGTCCGGCGAGATTCATCTCGGCCACCTCGTCACCATCAATAAACTCATCGACCTGCAGAATGCAGGGTTTGAGGTCGTTGTCCTCTTAGCAGACCTTCACGCATACCTGAACCGCAAGGGCACCATGGACGAAGTCCGGGAGCTCGCGGACTATAACCGCCGCTGTTTCGAGGCAGTCGGCCTGAAAGATGCAGAATTTGTGCTGGGCAGTGATTTCCAGCTCTCCCCGGAGTATCAGCTCGACGTGCTGATGCTCTCACAGCGCATCACCCTCAACCGGGCCACCCGGTCCATGAACGAGGTCGGACGCCAGATGGACAACCCCACCGTCTCCCAGATGGTCTACCCTATCATGCAGATGGTGGACATCGCTCACCTCAATGTGGACGCGGCAGTCGGCGGCATCGACCAGCGCAAGATTCACATGCTCGCCCGTGAACACCTCCCGTCCATCGGCATTAAGGCACCGCTCTGCATCCACACCCCCATCCTGAACGGCCTTGACGGCAAGAAGATGGCCTCGTCTTCCGGGAACTATATCTCGGTTGCCGACTCAGAGGAGACCATCGCAAAGAAGATGAAGAAGGCCTTCTGCCCGCCGGAGATAGAAGAGAATCCGGTGCTTCAGACCCTGAAGTACCACGTATTTCCCCGCCTCGGTACCGTCACGATACACCGCCCGGAGAAGTTCGGCGGTGACGCCACCTTCTCCTCCTATGAAGAGATGGAGACCGCATACGGTGCAGGCAGCGTCCACCCGGCAGATTTGAAGGCCGCTGTTTCCAATGGACTTATTGAGGCACTGGCAGACGCCCGTGCATTCATGAACGGCGAGTGA